The DNA sequence CCCGCAACAGGCGACCAATATTTTTTTGGTGGGTAAGCACGACCATCAGAAAGACCACGAATCCAAATACGATAAGCAACGGGCTTTCTTTCTGCCCGAAAATGCGCAGCAACAGCAGTACGGGGAAAGCCAGAGCAGCCAGTATAGATCCCAGCGATACGTACTGCGAGGCAATAACCACCAGCAGGAAAATACCAATGCAGACAAGCGCCATTTCGGGATGCACGGCCAGCACCATACCCAGCAGAGAAGCAACGCCTTTCCCTCCTTTGAATTCGGCAAAAATCGGATACAGGTGCCCGATGACGGCAATCAGCCCGAAGACGATTTTGAACGTCATGATCTCGGTTTCGGTAATGACGTCTGCGTACCAGAGTAACGTCGACAGGATAGCAGCCGTGTAGCCTTTCAACACGTCGACCAGCATAACGACCGTACCGGCCCGTTTGCCCAGCACCCGGAATACATTCGTTGCGCCCGCGTTACCGCTGCCGTGCTGACGAACGTCGACACCAAAAAAACCCTGACCGTACCATACCGCCGTGGGGATGGATCCAATCAGGTAAGCGACTATACACGTAACACAAATTAGAAAAATATTCATCAAGGGAACTGCCTCAGTAGCCGCAGTAAATAAGAAATGACAAACTGGATCGACGAATGAAGTGAGGTGAACAGAGTTCCAAAATTAGGCTATTGTTACTAATTTCCCAACCGTGTAGTCTAGCAGCCACTGGCTTACTTATCCTACGAACCCATGAACCTACTTTCCTCCAACAATAACTTCGCGTAAATCATTCGGCGACAGGTAAGTTACTGCCGTTTCCATAATATCGGCTGCCGTAACGCTCCGCATGCGCTGGATGTAGGTTGTCAGGAAATCGGCGGGCAGGTCGTCCAGCAAAATCACTTTGTACCGATCGGCAATTTCGAAGGGCGTATTGAGCGAGCCGACAAATTCGCCCGCCATGAAGTTCTTAACCGTCTCCAGTTCGTCGGCCGAGACGGGCTCCGTTTGCAACACCCGTATCTCTTTCCGGATCTCATCCAGCGTCTGCTGGGTATTCTCTTTATTGACATCCGTTCCGATCAGGAAATATCCATCCCGCCGAAACGACGGCATATTTGAGGAGATGCCGTAGGTAAATCCTTTTTCTTCCCGGATATTTTTCATGAGCCGGGAGCCAAAATACCCACCCAGAATTTCATTCGTCACCAGCATCTTGAAGAAGTCGGGATGCGACCGGGTAAACAACCGGCGGCCCACTCGGATAGACGACTGGATACTGTCGGGCTTCTCAGCCAGTACAGGCAAGGTATCATCTGCGGGCAGCCCGCCCGAAAAGGCAACCAGCTGATCGGTCCGGACCGGCAACTGGCCCAGCTCCCGGTTAATCAGCAGGACTTCATTTTCCGCAGCCTGTCCGGCTACTACCAGCTGGAAGGGACGGTTACGGATAGCGCGCTCGTAAAAGTCAACGACGCCCTCACGCGTTAGTTGCTCAATCGCGTCGGGTCGCTGGCTCCGGCCGTAGGGGTGATCAAATCCAAACAGCTTTTCGCGAAACAGCACCCCAGCCAGATACGCATTCTTCTCGTAGTTGACGCGCAGGTTTTGCAGGGTAATGTTGCGCAGTTCGTCCAGTTCTTTCTGCGGAAAGGTGGGTTCGGTAAGCAACTCCCGAAGCACGGGCAGTACGTTGGGCAGAAATTTAGTCAGGCAGTAGATGACCATACTGGCCCGGTCAGGACCACTGTTCAGCTCCAGGAAAGCACCGTAGCGATCGAAGTATTCACTGATCTGGGCCGATGTGCGGGACGCGGTGCCTTCAGCCAGCATTTTTTGGGCAAAAAACGCGGTGCCGGGCGTTTGTTCGTACCAGGTTCCAGCGTCAAATACGCACTCCAGCCGCAGCACAGGTTGCTGCTCAACGGCAATCAGGTGCAGTAAAATACCGTTGTCCAGTGTATGCTGCTGAACGGCAGGAAGCTGAATTTCCTGGATGGCCTGAAAAGCCGGCGACTGTGTTCTGTCTAGAATCATTGGTGCGAAAACGAGATAAAATAAAATGGCATTCCGGGTAGAATGCCATTGGTAACGTCAACATAGCCTGCGGAGAAACACAGGTACGGCTTAGTTTTCGTCGGCGCTGGATACGTCGTCGTTAAGCACGCTATTGGCGCCATTCAGATTCAGCAGTAACGAAATCCGGAACGTCTGCGACAGAGGGCTTCCCTGCTGCACGGGCAGCAAATAAGAGAAGTCAACCCCAAACCGGTCCTGAAGCCGTAGACCCAGACCTGTCGTGACGTATTTACGTCCGCCTTTGGTATTCGATTCGCCGAAATAACCGGCCCGAACGGCAAACTGTTCGTTGTACCAGTACTCGATCCCGGTCGATATGGTGAACTCCCGGAGCTCCTCGCTGAAACCACCGGGCGCGTCGGTAAAGGAACCGAAAACGGAGCTGAAGTAATTCTTATTGGCGTTGATGTTGGTTGGCGTCCCGTTCACATTCTGAATGTTCGGGGTAGGCACCATCAGCTTATTTACGTCGGCAATGATATTGAACTTGTTGTACTGATCGGCGTAATACGTAATAGCCGTACCCAACCGCAGGTTCGTTGGAATGAAATACCGCTCGTTGCCGCCGTAGTTGATCCGGCCGCCCAGGTTGGAGATCATCCCCCCGAAGGCCCAGCCCAGTCCTTTACCCGTTGCATTGTCACGCGCTTCGTTGCGGTAAAAGGCGCTGATGTCGGCAGCCGCCGTAGCACCCGGCTTCAGACCAGGCGTACTGCTTCCGGAAGCCAGGTTAGAGTTGAGGTATTTAAGGTCGACACCCAGCGAGAAGTTACGCGATAGCCGCTGCGCGAACGTAGCGGTGATGGCATACTCGCGGGAGTTGAAGGTACCGGCAGCCACGCCCGTTGCCGTCGTGAAGTTAACGGTACCCAAGTCGAAGTACATGAGCGAACCACCCACTACCGAGTTTTTGCCTACTTTGGAATAGCCACTCAGGTAGGTGTAGTACATATCGCCAATCAGTTCGCGCAACCAGGGCGTGTAGGAGATCGATGCACCTTTGTCCTGTTTGGCAAACACCAGCTTCGAGGGGTTCCAGAAGATAGCATTGGCATCGGCATCACCCAGGGCAACACCCGCTTCACCCAGCGCGCCGGAGCGGGCATCGGGTGTGAAATTCAGGAAGGGTACAGACGATGTCGGAACATTCAGTGCCTGACCATTCAGGTTTGTGGGAGTAGACTGGGCGGAAACGACGAGGGGAACAAAACTGCAAACGCCGAGAAGAACACGAAAAAAATTGTGCTTCATACAAAAAGTGTTGGTCAACGACAGCAACTGATGGTGGAAGGATAGCAGTTCTGCGTGGTCAAAATTACAAGGAAACGTTGGATTAGAAAAAAGTGGGTCAATTTAAACCGGCAATTCATTTTAATAATAGTAACCGGCTCTTTCCTACGGCCGAAGAGCCATCGACGGCCGAACGAACCTGTAGACGAATGACATACGGGCCGTTTGGCAGCGGTTGTCCCGCCGTCGTCTGCCCGTTCCAGGTCCCGACAGCCAGCGTTGCCGGACAGTCAGAACACTGCCCCGCCTGCTGATTTACTAGACGGCCGCTGAGATCGTAGATATCGACAGTCCAGTCCAGTGGGTCCCCCGTTCGGTTCAGTTCAACGGTGAGCGTCGCTTCCGTACGAATGGGGTTAGGCGTGGCTCCCAGGGTGCGCACCGCCAGCCCCAGCGGCTCGGAAACTACTATGCTCAACGCCCCCTCCACTGAATTATTGTTTATATCCCACGCCTTCACGCGTACCTTATAGTTACCCGGTGTCACATTTCGGAACGTATAGCGTGCTTCACCCTGCCGCCCGCTACTGCCATCGGCTACAAACACATCGTTAAGAACAACGGGCGGCTGGTTGTCCAGTTGCGCCGTCAGTTCATGCCCCAGTCCCGAACGCGCTATGTTGATACCCTGGTTATCGACCAGGCCAATGCGCAGTGTTACGTCCGGACCAGTCACCTGAACGACATCGCCCTGCGTTGTTCCCTCGACGATAGAAAGTGTCATAACGGGCGGCTCCGTATCGAAAGTATCGGCTAGTACACTGCTGCCCACTCGCAAACTGTCGTAACTCCCGAAAGCGTCGAGCAGGCTATCGGCCTGGATAGCGTAGCTGTAGAGTTTAGCCTGGCCAACGGTATAATCGATATCTTTGGGCATGGTGAACCGAACTACGAACCGCCCCTGCTGCACCGGCACCTGACCCGTAAAAATCGTATTCGAGAACGACTGGTAATTCATTTTAGGACTATCAGCTTCGGCCCCCAGGGTCGTTTTGGTCGTTGCCTTGTCATACAGCGTTACCCGCAGCGTACCCGTGAAATCAGTCAATCGCTGTCCCTGCTGCTGCACTTCACCCGTTAGCTCAACAGCCTGGAGCGCCCGCAACGTATCCGGCCGACTACCGGTTACAGTCCGACCATTCACCTGTGTAAGCACTACCTGCGCTTTGGGGTAAGCCAGACGCATGGATGGATCGCCCAGGAGCGCAAAGTTACGGTTGACCGGTCCGCTCAAACTGTTGTTCTTCGTAATCCGCATCACGTCACCCAGCCTGGGCATCTCCCCGTCGATCGGACGGAAAACGGCTTTGTAAAAAGCGTCATTCAGCAGAAAGTTAGTATTGGCGTAGACGGGGCGCGTCGTGGTCAGCAGCCCAACCGCACCACCCGTCCGACTCAGCAGCAGCAGCTCGGCTCCGGATGTGGTATTCGGATCATCATAGCGCCCGAACTGGCAGGTAGCCGTTACGAACAACGGTAGCCGCTTGTTTTTCCACGACTGAATTTCCTGCAGGGTAACGATCTGCTCATCAGCCAGCGTCAATACGCCACCGTGTCCGCTATAGTTGACAATCAGCCGACCATCGGTAACGGCACGAGTAATCCGCTCATTGACCAGGGGTGCTTTCTGACCACCGTCGAACGTTTCCTGCGGAAAATCGCCCAGGAAAATCCGTTCGGGCCGGTAAGCCGGGGCCTGGCTTTCAATGCTGACGGCCAGCTTATCGGCATCTTTCTGGTGAATATTGTAGTCCCCATCATCGGCAATGAGCGTCACCTGCGTTTGCCAGTCGCCCACCAGGGCGGGGTCGGTAGCGTACCGGATCAGCTTATCGACAACGGTCCGGGCTTCATCGATCGACTTGACAGGCAGCCGTCCTACCCCCACTTCCATCCGGTGATCGTCCGCGCCCGATTCAGGCCAGTCGCCTTCGGTAGCGTCCATAAACCCAAAATAGTCGTCCGACGAATAGCTCTCAACGGGATGTAATGACTGACGGCTTTCGTAAACGGGTACCATATTCGCCTGCTGGCCGGCGCTGACCTGTTGGTAGATATTCTTGTAATCGAACGTAGCGTCGCCCATCAGCAGCACATAGCGCAGTTGGTTCGGCTGTTTCTGGTAGAAATATCGGATCGCATCCCGGATGGCGGTGGGGTCAGGCTGACCGGAACCAAACTCATTAAAGACCTGCGCCGTAGTCACGACCAGCACCGCGAGCTTTTCGTTCTGCCGACGGAAGGCAGCCAGCCGTTCGGCCTGATCGAGCCAGGCCGCGGGGGTTACAATGAGCAGATTAGGAGATGGCTGCCCCCGCAGGTTCTGATTGCCTACGGTTGCCAGCGATACAGGTGACCGGAACTGGGCATCGGTGAACAGCATATAATCGCTGCGAGTGGTACTGATCCAGCCAGCCTCCTGCGCGGCTGACCGCACATAAGCCTGCTCAATGGGTCGCAATGGATCCGTTACGTCCCAGACCCGCAGGCTGGCAGTAGTCTGCCGGACGGCGACCTGCCCGGCGGCCACTTGGCGAACCCAGGTAGGTTGCTCATACTGCCGCAGTTCGCGCCGGGCCTGAACCGCCAGAAAGTCGAGGTAACCCACCGCCGAGCGTTGAGTACTGTTTAAAAAAGTCAGGGCTAGCCGAATGGGACTTGTAACCGGTCCGGGAACAACAGAAAACGTATCCGTCCGGACAACGCCCTGGTAGTCGTATTCAGCCCCCGAAATGGCAGGCACGAGCACGTTCCCCACCGTTTGACTGTTGAACTGCAGCCGGAATTCAATGGGAGTAAGCGCTCCGGCCATAACCGAAGCCGTCAACCGAACTGGCATGCCAGCCACCAGCCCCGGCATATCGAAAGGAATGGTCTGGGTTGTGTCGAGCGACATATACTCGCCCAGCCACTCCCGGCCGGAGTGAACCCGCTGGAGCTTTTTTATTTCTTTTTCGTGAAACTGGTAATCATCGAACGTAGTAACCAATGGCGTAGCGGTCACCGCTCCGGCCGGGCGGCTGCTCACGCGCAGCCCCGCCGAGGGTCCAATGGTTACGTAATAAAATGTCGTGTCGGTGTAGGGGTTGATCTGATGGCCAAACCGCCGGGTCAGCGTATCGTAACGGATGGTGTGCGGACTTTGTCCGACAAACAGAATAGCGTCGCCCGCGTCGAAACGCCCATCGGACTCACCGGTCACCTGGATCGCGTTTTCGGTCAGGTCAACAGCGCGGGGCGCTGCGTTTAGTTGCGGCAGTGGTGCTCCGCCGTTACCATACAAACGAATCCGGCGCGGATCGGCCGAGGCAAAGGCCGGATTGAGCCGCGCAAGAGCCGCCTGATCGAGCCGGTATACTCCCGATTGCGTCACGCCAATCTTGACCCAGACGCCCTGCTGCAGCACCGACTGAGCCAGCGATGGGATCGACGCAAGGATCAGGAGTGCGCAGGAAATGAATCCTGCAAGCCAGCCACGCCGGTCAGGACGACCAGCCTTTCGTTTGCTCCCTCCTGCTTCCCGGCTAGTATTCATTACGCATGTGTTCCTGTTCTTTTATTCGCTGACATCTACCAGCGCGTGGGCCAGAATAGCGTAGGACCTTCCCGACACCACCTCTTTACAAACGACGCGGGTTCGGCGCATGGTACCACGCACGTAGGTCTTTTTTGCAAACCGGAACGACTGGCCTTCCCGCACATCGCGGAGCAGCACCTGACCGGCCTGGGCAGGCTCGGTTGTGGCCGTCGGATCAGTTTGCCGTAGTGCCAGCATCAGCGCCGGACTGGCCGACGTCGTAGCAGCTGGCCGGGCCATATAATTCCGAAGTGGCTCCAGGATCGGAGCCGGGAAAACAGCTTCTGTCAGCAGGGGTTGCATAAGCCGTTGAAAAGCTGTTTGCCACGACCGCCCGTGCGGTTTTCCGCGCTTACGAAGCGTCTGGTGCACCGCTGCGTGGGCTACTTCGTGGATGTATGTAATCAGAAAGGCGTGTGGGTTCAGATCGGCATTGACGGTAATGAACGTATCCCCCTCTGGTAATACCCGGAAATCGCCCAGCCGCGTCCGCCGTGGTTTTACCACTCGAAAAGTAAAGCGGTACTGATGCCAGAGTGTCCGGCCGTATGCCGCCGATGCTGCTGGCAAGTAGGTGTCAAATAAATCGGTCAAAATAACAAACCTGTTTAGGTTGCCTATGCGGCTTACTGCATCCTGAACGGCCAGGATACGTTCTTATCGTTTGGTGGCTACGCGAATCAGGATCAGCGCCAGCCCCACGAAGGCTAGCGCTCCGAGCACCATATAACCCCCTTCGCCCAGCGCACCAGCCAGCGCTGGCTCGAGTGTGATGGACGTCAGCGCATTATAAATACCATCATTCACCGACAAAAGTGCGACGGCAACTCCCGCCAGGGCACCCCCGGCTACCAGCCCCGTTGCAAACAGGTTCCCCCGACCCAAGTCCGCATCCTCTTCGACCGTACCGCGCCGTTTGGCGTTGGCATCGACAATGTATTTGACCAGACCACCGGCAAAAATGGGCAGCGTTGTGGACAGCGGCAGGTATAGTCCAACCGCAAACGCCAGCGCACTAACACCTACCAGCTCGAAGACGAAAGCAATGAATGCACCCACTAATACGAACTGCCAGTCGAGGTTGAACGACAGCAGCCCCTTGATGAGCGTTGCCATCAGTGTTCCCTGCGGAGCCGGAAACTTATCGGAGCCAATGGCATGCGTAATACCCTGGGCCAGCAGATCGGGCGTGGGTGTATCGAGTACTTTCACCGTGGCACCCACCACCAGCGACGAAACGACAACGCCGATGAACAACGCCATTTGCTGGTACTTGGGTGTTGCCCCGATAAGGTAGCCCGTCTTCAAATCCTGCGACGTAGCCCCGGCGTTTGCCGCAGCTACGCAGATCATACTACCGACCACCAGCACCGCCGGCTCGTACACTTTGCCCGTTAAACCAAAGGCAATGAAAACGAGTGAGGTCCCCATAATTGTCGCAATTGTCATCCCCGATACGGGCGACGACGACGAGCCGATCAGCCCGACAATGCGGCTGGCTACCGTTACGAAGAAAAAACCAAACACAATAACGAGGATAGCAATCAGTAGCTTCGTCAGCATCGAATCGCCGGGGATTTGCGGCAGCAGTACCATCAGGCCTACCAGTATGGCACTGCCTATGACCACGATCTTAACTGAAAGATCCTGCTCGGTCCGGGGAACACGGGTCAGAGCGGTCTGATTCGGAGTTGTGCTGCCCGCGCCGGCGAAACTCTGCCGGAACGACGATATGATAGTCGGGATGGTTTTGATCAGGGTCATAAATCCACCTGCCGTTACTGCACCGGCCCCAATCTGGCGGATATAGGCGCGGTAGATAGCCGCTGCCGTATCGGCGAAGGTGTGCGTGGCGGGGTTCCAGCCACCGGGTCCGCCCGCCGTTTGCAGGTTAGCGAGGTAGCCAAGTTTCTGAAGCTGGAGCGCAATGGTATCGCCCGGCACAACCGATGCCAGCAGCGGAATCAGCCCCAGCCACGCCAGAATCCCCCCCCTACCAGCACGGCCGAGATACGAAAACCGATGATATAACCCACCCCGAGGTATTCCGGAGTTATCTCCCCGGCCACCTGCGCCGATGGGAAGTAGCGGTTTGTTTGTTTCGTGGCCCAGACCGGCACCTCGGCAATAACGTGTAGCACTTTTTGCAGCACGGCGTAGAGCAGGGCAATACCGAGTCCCTGATAAGCCGTTTTGGCAAAGTCACCACCCCGCTCCCCGGCAATCAGCACCGACGCACAGGCTGTCCCCTCCGGGTAGGGCAAGGTATCATGTTCCTGCACGATAAGGGACCGACGCAGCGGTATCATCATGAGCGTACCTACCAATCCACCAAGAATAGCGAGCGTCAGGATAGTCCAGTAATTGAAGAAGTCAGCGCTGACACCGTCTGTCAGGAATAAAAAGCCCGGCATCGTAAACACCACCCCCGATGCGATACTCTCACCCGCCGAGCCGGTTGTCTGGATAATGTTGTTTTCGAGAATGGTCGTGTTCAAAAACCGGCGTCCCAGCGAAATAGCCAGTACCGCAATGGGTATCGACGCCGACACCGACAAACCGGCTTTCAGCGAGAGGTAAACCGTAGCCGCTCCAAACAGCACGCCAAATACCGCACCAGTAATAATAGCTTTGAGCGTGAACTCCGCCGGCGACTCGGAAGCGGGAACGAACGGTTTATGAACCGGGGTAGCGTTGGGGACCATGTTGATTGAATTTGGCCCAAAAGAAAGGAAAAATCGGCATCAATCGAAAAGGCTTGACAATGTGCGCGGTTTACGCGTATGTTTGTTCTACCAAAGTATACTAAAGCGGGAGTAGCTCAGTTGGTAGAGCGGCAGCTTCCCAAGCTGCAGGCCGTGGGTTCGAGACCCATTTCCCGCTCCATGATTCCGTGTTCACCGTCAGGCACTTACGACAACAGTCGTGAGTGCTTTTCTCGTTTTAGAGATTCTTGTTTCCCCCTTTGCCCAAATAAAATCGACATAGTATTTCAGGATCGATTCACGCCCCCCTGTCATTCGGGGTACTACGTCTATTAACCTGATCCGTTTAGTACCCGCCTGATTGTCGTTCACATGACTGGCGTAAACTCCCATTGCATTAAACCTAGGGCTTCTAACCCATGACTTGTTTCGCCGGCAGGAGTACCAGACCCGTTACGACCACTCGTCTGGCTGACGCCCATATCTATTGTCGGATTCAACCCCGTACCTTGTATATTACAATCGTTAACCAAGGCTAAGCGGTAGCAACCTACGGCCCTTTCGGTATGAGATTCATCTTCACCGCGACACCCGAATTTGACTTCATGACGTACTTTGCCCGTCACATACAGGCTACGGTACACAATGGTCTGCTGACCATACCCGAATCTTTAGGACAGGGTTACCTACGGAAGTTAGCATTCGGGCCAGACTTTAAAATAACGATTCACCGATACCTGCTCAAGGAAGATCTTGTGCTGGAACGCAATACGTCCGGTCTGGGTAATGATCTGATCACCGTTTTCTTTTATAGCAACGAGCAAGCTCTCCAGATCGCTTATAACGAAGACAACCAGGTACTGTTTTCCCAGCGCGACGAGTCAGCGATCCAGGTCACCTCCAACGATCTTAGTTCAACCATTCGTTTTCCCGCGCACCAGCAAATTCACTACGTGGTAGTGGCCCTGACGCCAGCGCGATTAACTGAGCTGCTGGCCGTCAATGAACCTAATTCGGTTCTTCGGACCATTACCCGTAGCGGTAGTTCTTTTCTCTTCTTTGAACGCATGGCTGCCGAGTCCAAGCTACTCCTGAAGAACATGGCCGCCGTGGACATGCACAACCCCATGAGCCATTTCTACATGCACATTAAAGTACAGGAACTGCTTTATCTGGTTTTTCATAAACTGTCTTTACGCGAAAGCGCTGCCCATCAGACGATGAATAGCGCCGACGCGGAACGGCTTTTGTATATCCGCAACGAAGTTATCAGCGACCTAAGCGTGCCGCCGGTACTTCGCGAACTGGCACAGGTGGCCGCCATGAGCGAAACCAAACTCAAACAGCTTTTCAAGCAAACATTTGGTACTACGATCTACACCTATTTCCAGCAAGCGAGAATGGAAGAAGCGGCATTCCTCCTTAAACAAGGCAGGCATTCTGTTAGCGAGGTAGGCTATGAACTGGGCTTTTCGAACTTAAGCCACTTCAGCCGACTTTTCGAAAAGCACTATGGCCTAAACCCGAAGCGATACTCCTACTCCTAGTGCGCTCGTTACCCCAAATAATTGGGGGGATATACATGCTGGCCGTGCTTTCCGGCGATAGCCTGTAGCTGCCTGATGGTCGCTGCATCAAAATGGGGTACCGGCAGAAACTGTCCGGCTGCAACAGGCTGGCCGATTTCCTCAAGGAACGTTTCCAGACCAGCCGGTACTACGGTGCACAGCAAATGGGCTGTTTGCCCAGTCTTATTGGTAAAACCATGTACCACGCCCCCCCTAGGAATGTTGATAAATGATCCTTTCGTCGCGGTGTAGTTGCCAAATTCCGATTTGACCTCGATTTCACCGTCAATCACATAGAAGGACTCTTCAAAGGCTGCATGGGCATGTGGTCCGGGTCCACCGCCGGGAGGAATCAGCATATCAATGGTGGCGAAAGCACCCGCCGTATCTTTTCCGCCCACCAGGACCCGGTAGGTATCACCAACGACAGAGATACTTTGCCCCGCTTCAGGAGCCATCATGAACGGTTTTTTATGATTTTCCATACGAGTTGATTTTTTAGTACGCCACAAATTTCGGGGGGTGCTCCGCTGGAAACTATTCCGATAAGACAGCAAATCAGTCCGATCGGACAAACCAGCTCGTATAATCCACAGCCCTGTCTGATCATGACGTAGCGAATGTTCACCCATAGGCGCAGACCCTGAGAAAAAGGCACGCTGTCGTCCCGAGGGACAAGGCATCTTTGCCGAAACCAGGTTTCGGACTAAACCAAGCTGATCGCTCCAGCACTTGCTCCTCGTCATTAAAAGACTGCATCGATGCACTGGTCCCTTGGTGATCTGGCTACGATCCATCTTGATTCATACCGGCCAGATGCTGTCTGGGCTAACTGTCCCCGTCGGATTCGACTATTTTTCCGGCTTTTTGCGCTATTTACCCTCCTTTAGCCAGCCCAACTTTGCGGTGTCGAAACTAAAACACACAGCAATGAAAAAATTAGTAATGCCTTTTTCGCAAGGTGCGCTTCGGTTAAAAAACCACGTTGTTATGGCCCCGATGACCCGCAGCCGGGCGCTGGACAATTTACCCAATGAATTGATGGCTACTTATTACAGGCAGCGTTCCGGCGCGGGTCTGATCGTAACCGAAGGGACATCACCCAGCCCCGAGGGATTGGGCTACCCCCGCATTCCAGGCATTTTTTCTGAAGCGCAGGTTGAGGGCTGGAAAGCCGTAACGGCAGGTGTACACGAAGACGGTTCCCGTATATTCCTTCAGTTGATGCACACCGGCAGGATCGCCCATATTGCGAATCTGCCAGAGGGCTACCGACCGGTGGGCGTTTCTGCCATCAAAGCGGCCGGCGAGATTTTTACCGACACCGCGGGTTTGCAGGAGCATTCTGTACCGGTAGCGCTGGATACAGAAGGCATAGCCAGAGTGATCAGTGATTACGTTCAGGCGGCCCGGAACGCTGTTCGGGCTGGTTTCGACGGGGTAGAACTTCACGGTGCCAACGGCTACCTGCTAGAGCAATCGTTAAATCCCCATGTCAACAACCGCACGGACCACTATGGTGGAAGTATTGACAATCGGTGCCGCTTGACCCTCGAAATCGTTGGCAGGATAGCCGGGGCCATCGGCGCCGACAAGGTGGGTTTACGTCTATCACCCTATTCTCTGCTGAGCGATATGCCAGCGTACGACGAAGAAACGGTTCATCAGACCTATGCCTACCTCAGTGGCGAATTAAACCGTCTGGGTATTGCCTATCTCCATATTTCCGACAGCCCGTCAATACCGCAGAAAACGCATCAGGCAATCCGCAGTGCCTTTTCCAGTACGCTGATCTACTGCAATGGATTAACCGCAGCAACAGCTGAAGCCAAACTGCAGGACGGTTCGGCCGATCTGGTGGCCTTTGGCCGAAGCTTTCTGGCCAACCCCGACTTCATGAAACGGATCGAAAAAAAAGGCCCTTTCAATGAGGTAGACTATACAACCTTGTATGCGCCCGGTGCAGACGGGTACATCGACTATCCGGTACTGGATGAGTTGCCTCAACTCGTGTAGCCCACAATCCCAACCAAGACTCGTCACTTTTCACAATAACCAGGCCTTTCTTTCACTCTTAAAACACGCAACATCATGAAAAAAGTACAGTATAACCAGTTTGGCGACGAAAGCGTACTGGATGTAGTTGAGCAGGCAGTGCCCGCTATCAAGAACGATCAGCTGCTGATCCGGGTAAAAGCGGTTTCCATTAATCCGCTGGACTGGAAAGTATATGGCGGAGAAATGACGTTGATGTCCGGGTCCAAATTCCCTAAATCGCTGGGTATCGATTTCTCGG is a window from the Spirosoma rigui genome containing:
- the plsY gene encoding glycerol-3-phosphate 1-O-acyltransferase PlsY, with the translated sequence MNIFLICVTCIVAYLIGSIPTAVWYGQGFFGVDVRQHGSGNAGATNVFRVLGKRAGTVVMLVDVLKGYTAAILSTLLWYADVITETEIMTFKIVFGLIAVIGHLYPIFAEFKGGKGVASLLGMVLAVHPEMALVCIGIFLLVVIASQYVSLGSILAALAFPVLLLLRIFGQKESPLLIVFGFVVFLMVVLTHQKNIGRLLRGQENRTVLIRLRKKRDAQ
- the porV gene encoding type IX secretion system outer membrane channel protein PorV, whose amino-acid sequence is MKHNFFRVLLGVCSFVPLVVSAQSTPTNLNGQALNVPTSSVPFLNFTPDARSGALGEAGVALGDADANAIFWNPSKLVFAKQDKGASISYTPWLRELIGDMYYTYLSGYSKVGKNSVVGGSLMYFDLGTVNFTTATGVAAGTFNSREYAITATFAQRLSRNFSLGVDLKYLNSNLASGSSTPGLKPGATAAADISAFYRNEARDNATGKGLGWAFGGMISNLGGRINYGGNERYFIPTNLRLGTAITYYADQYNKFNIIADVNKLMVPTPNIQNVNGTPTNINANKNYFSSVFGSFTDAPGGFSEELREFTISTGIEYWYNEQFAVRAGYFGESNTKGGRKYVTTGLGLRLQDRFGVDFSYLLPVQQGSPLSQTFRISLLLNLNGANSVLNDDVSSADEN
- a CDS encoding M16 family metallopeptidase, with the translated sequence MILDRTQSPAFQAIQEIQLPAVQQHTLDNGILLHLIAVEQQPVLRLECVFDAGTWYEQTPGTAFFAQKMLAEGTASRTSAQISEYFDRYGAFLELNSGPDRASMVIYCLTKFLPNVLPVLRELLTEPTFPQKELDELRNITLQNLRVNYEKNAYLAGVLFREKLFGFDHPYGRSQRPDAIEQLTREGVVDFYERAIRNRPFQLVVAGQAAENEVLLINRELGQLPVRTDQLVAFSGGLPADDTLPVLAEKPDSIQSSIRVGRRLFTRSHPDFFKMLVTNEILGGYFGSRLMKNIREEKGFTYGISSNMPSFRRDGYFLIGTDVNKENTQQTLDEIRKEIRVLQTEPVSADELETVKNFMAGEFVGSLNTPFEIADRYKVILLDDLPADFLTTYIQRMRSVTAADIMETAVTYLSPNDLREVIVGGK
- the porU gene encoding type IX secretion system sortase PorU, which produces MNTSREAGGSKRKAGRPDRRGWLAGFISCALLILASIPSLAQSVLQQGVWVKIGVTQSGVYRLDQAALARLNPAFASADPRRIRLYGNGGAPLPQLNAAPRAVDLTENAIQVTGESDGRFDAGDAILFVGQSPHTIRYDTLTRRFGHQINPYTDTTFYYVTIGPSAGLRVSSRPAGAVTATPLVTTFDDYQFHEKEIKKLQRVHSGREWLGEYMSLDTTQTIPFDMPGLVAGMPVRLTASVMAGALTPIEFRLQFNSQTVGNVLVPAISGAEYDYQGVVRTDTFSVVPGPVTSPIRLALTFLNSTQRSAVGYLDFLAVQARRELRQYEQPTWVRQVAAGQVAVRQTTASLRVWDVTDPLRPIEQAYVRSAAQEAGWISTTRSDYMLFTDAQFRSPVSLATVGNQNLRGQPSPNLLIVTPAAWLDQAERLAAFRRQNEKLAVLVVTTAQVFNEFGSGQPDPTAIRDAIRYFYQKQPNQLRYVLLMGDATFDYKNIYQQVSAGQQANMVPVYESRQSLHPVESYSSDDYFGFMDATEGDWPESGADDHRMEVGVGRLPVKSIDEARTVVDKLIRYATDPALVGDWQTQVTLIADDGDYNIHQKDADKLAVSIESQAPAYRPERIFLGDFPQETFDGGQKAPLVNERITRAVTDGRLIVNYSGHGGVLTLADEQIVTLQEIQSWKNKRLPLFVTATCQFGRYDDPNTTSGAELLLLSRTGGAVGLLTTTRPVYANTNFLLNDAFYKAVFRPIDGEMPRLGDVMRITKNNSLSGPVNRNFALLGDPSMRLAYPKAQVVLTQVNGRTVTGSRPDTLRALQAVELTGEVQQQGQRLTDFTGTLRVTLYDKATTKTTLGAEADSPKMNYQSFSNTIFTGQVPVQQGRFVVRFTMPKDIDYTVGQAKLYSYAIQADSLLDAFGSYDSLRVGSSVLADTFDTEPPVMTLSIVEGTTQGDVVQVTGPDVTLRIGLVDNQGINIARSGLGHELTAQLDNQPPVVLNDVFVADGSSGRQGEARYTFRNVTPGNYKVRVKAWDINNNSVEGALSIVVSEPLGLAVRTLGATPNPIRTEATLTVELNRTGDPLDWTVDIYDLSGRLVNQQAGQCSDCPATLAVGTWNGQTTAGQPLPNGPYVIRLQVRSAVDGSSAVGKSRLLLLK